Proteins encoded in a region of the Rubripirellula tenax genome:
- a CDS encoding DUF4365 and DUF1817 domain-containing protein: MNPKRTTQQTRGSIGAAAFDLYVNRELGWIFRPVHQEDDFGIDGYVDIVQDGQVTGKGIAVQIKCGSSYVGKKTPGGIRYDGEIKHLNYYMNLAQPVVLIVLDETGNNGTWAHFELEKTLPTDSEERWWMEIPITNELNASVAQRWTEIAGPVADRMTEFEVEWSRDRFHSTATHLIVALEKESVVACDDESLFLWQSKLLKTRKMMLEKRASIEFWFPGWQNDSRELYEIPEVRSYFAKTLENGFPWIYWLDPSGEFGCTYDGCGRVRSA; this comes from the coding sequence ATGAATCCTAAACGCACGACACAGCAGACCCGCGGTAGTATTGGAGCTGCTGCATTTGATCTCTATGTTAACCGTGAACTCGGTTGGATTTTCCGACCAGTTCATCAGGAAGATGATTTCGGAATTGATGGATACGTTGACATTGTTCAAGACGGTCAAGTGACTGGAAAAGGAATCGCAGTCCAAATTAAATGTGGCAGCTCCTATGTTGGCAAGAAAACGCCCGGTGGAATTCGTTATGACGGTGAAATCAAGCACCTAAACTACTACATGAACTTGGCTCAGCCAGTCGTTCTTATTGTTCTTGACGAAACAGGCAACAACGGAACTTGGGCTCACTTTGAATTGGAAAAAACACTCCCTACTGATTCCGAAGAACGGTGGTGGATGGAAATTCCAATCACGAACGAACTAAATGCATCGGTTGCACAACGGTGGACGGAGATCGCAGGGCCGGTTGCTGACAGAATGACCGAATTTGAAGTGGAATGGTCACGCGATCGCTTCCACTCAACTGCTACCCACCTAATTGTTGCACTCGAGAAAGAGAGCGTGGTCGCATGCGACGATGAATCTCTCTTTCTTTGGCAATCAAAATTGCTAAAAACTAGAAAGATGATGCTCGAAAAACGCGCAAGTATTGAATTCTGGTTCCCGGGTTGGCAAAACGATTCTCGAGAATTGTATGAAATCCCAGAGGTGCGCAGTTATTTCGCCAAGACTTTGGAGAACGGCTTCCCGTGGATTTATTGGCTCGACCCATCCGGGGAATTCGGGTGTACGTACGACGGGTGTGGTCGGGTGCGATCCGCCTGA
- a CDS encoding DMP19 family protein, with amino-acid sequence MSDNDLIHETVEKLTSLHGQDIDVSTLPNIHRNVLLVNLADYLIGNGGFQFMFERPIPGDPQFQLTANAHNDIGASKGFVAFQKSLKGTLGIRPTSIIARPFNRFRTAYTLFNAAFLGRDTADTLYWDSAEETRSALANYIRKNNDSLDTR; translated from the coding sequence ATGTCTGACAATGACCTTATTCACGAAACTGTCGAAAAATTGACTTCGCTCCACGGTCAAGACATTGACGTTTCCACGCTGCCCAATATCCATCGCAATGTGCTGCTCGTAAACTTGGCGGACTATCTTATCGGAAACGGCGGTTTTCAGTTCATGTTCGAACGCCCAATCCCTGGTGACCCACAGTTCCAACTCACAGCGAATGCTCACAACGACATTGGCGCAAGCAAGGGGTTTGTTGCCTTTCAAAAATCGCTCAAAGGCACTTTAGGAATCAGGCCGACTTCAATAATTGCGCGGCCGTTCAACCGCTTCCGAACTGCTTACACACTCTTTAACGCGGCGTTCCTTGGCCGCGATACTGCGGACACACTATACTGGGACTCGGCCGAAGAGACGCGATCCGCTCTTGCTAACTACATTCGCAAGAACAATGATTCACTCGACACAAGATAG
- a CDS encoding DUF3592 domain-containing protein, translating into MLRLIVIAGTFLIAAIILATAIPAFFNAAWLAAFGTETTGTVISHQARAGGSTKRTPMLYPVVEFSYLGETVRFTEEKGQEGKAGRLAGNVPVYFNADNPATASVSTFIYLWYDPLVRILISSLFFGMGAWMLRSSRSATETSRHVRGSPGTPPTSHP; encoded by the coding sequence ATGTTGCGACTAATCGTCATCGCAGGGACATTCCTAATTGCGGCAATTATTCTTGCCACTGCAATTCCAGCGTTCTTCAACGCGGCATGGCTTGCTGCGTTCGGTACCGAAACGACGGGAACCGTGATATCCCATCAAGCCCGTGCAGGGGGCAGCACAAAGCGGACGCCAATGCTCTATCCTGTCGTTGAGTTTTCCTACCTTGGCGAAACCGTGCGTTTCACCGAGGAGAAGGGGCAAGAAGGCAAGGCTGGACGGTTGGCGGGCAACGTCCCTGTCTATTTCAACGCGGACAACCCCGCGACAGCCTCGGTCAGCACGTTCATTTACTTGTGGTACGACCCGCTTGTCCGTATATTGATTTCGTCGCTGTTTTTCGGGATGGGTGCTTGGATGTTACGTTCTTCCCGCTCTGCGACCGAAACTTCACGACATGTTCGCGGATCTCCAGGAACACCACCCACTTCCCACCCGTGA